The Solanum pennellii chromosome 11, SPENNV200 genome contains a region encoding:
- the LOC107004709 gene encoding protein SUPPRESSOR OF K(+) TRANSPORT GROWTH DEFECT 1-like: MYSNFKEQAVAYVKQAVEEDNAGNYAKAFSLYMNALEYFKTHLKYEKNPKIKEAITQKFVEYLRRAEEIRSVLDEGGGGPTSNGDAAVASRAKSKPKNGGGGEGDDSENVKLRAGLNSAIVREKPNVKWNDVAGLESAKQALQEAVILPVKFPQFFTGKRRPWRAFLLYGPPGTGKSYLAKAVATEADSTFFSVSSSDLVSKWMGESEKLVSNLFQMARESSPSIVFIDEIDSLCGQRGEGSESEASRRIKTELLVQMQGVGHDDDKKVLVLAATNTPYSLDQAIRRRFDKRIYIPLPDLKARQHMFKVHLGDTPHNLTESDFEQLARKTEGFSGSDISVCVNEVLFEPVRKTQDAEFFIKTSDGLWVPCGPRQPGAIQTNMQELAAKGLASKITPPPISIRDFDRVLWKQKPTVSKPDLEVHERFTKEFGEEG; this comes from the exons ATGTATAGCAATTTCAAGGAGCAGGCAGTAGCTTATGTGAAGCAAGCAGTTGAGGAAGATAATGCTGGAAATTATGCAAAGGCTTTCTCTCTATATATGAATGCTTTGGAGTATTTTAAAACTCATCTGAAATATGAGAAGAATCCCAAGATTAAGGAAGCAATTACCCAGAAGTTTGTGGAGTATTTGAGGAGGGCTGAGGAGATTCGTTCTGTTCTAGATGAGGGAGGTGGTGGGCCGACGTCCAATGGAGATGCTGCTGTTGCGTCGCGCGCAAAGTCAAAGCCAAAGAATGGAGGAGGAGGAGAGGGTGATGATTCAGAGAATGTAAAGTTAAGAGCTGGGCTTAATTCCGCTATTGTAAGGGAAAAACCTAATGTGAAGTGGAATGATGTAGCAGGGCTTGAGAGTGCCAAGCAGGCATTGCAAGAGGCTGTTATCCTGCCGGTTAAGTTTCCTCAGTTTTTTACTG GCAAGCGTCGACCATGGAGAGCCTTTCTGTTATATGGTCCACCTGGAACAGGAAAGTCATACCTAGCAAAAGCTGTTGCTACAGAAGCAGATTCAACCTTTTTCAG TGTTTCTTCATCAGACCTTGTTTCAAAGTGGATGGGTGAAAGTGAAAAACTTGTGTCAAATCTATTCCAAATGGCCCGAGAAAGTTCTCCTTCAATAGTATTTATAGACGAAATTGACTCCCTATGTGGCCAAAGAGGTGAGGGTAGTGAAAGTGAAGCATCGAGACGTATCAAAACTGAGCTTCTTGTACAGATGCAG GGTGTAGGGCATGATGACGACAAAAAAGTTCTGGTTCTTGCAGCAACAAACACTCCCTACTCATTAGACCAG GCTATTAGACGGAGATTTGACAAAAGAATATACATTCCCCTACCAGATTTGAAGGCAAGGCAACACATGTTCAAG GTACATTTAGGAGATACCCCTCACAACTTGACAGAAAGTGATTTTGAGCAACTAGCTCGGAAAACAGAAGGTTTTTCAGGTTCAGACATTTCTGTGTGT GTAAATGAAGTCTTGTTTGAACCTGTACGTAAAACTCAAGATGCTGAGTTTTTTATTAAGACTAGTGATGGGTTGTGGGTGCCTTGTGGACCTAGACAACCAGGTGCCATTCAGACTAATATGCAGGAGCTTGCAGCAAAAGGCCTAGCTTCAAAG ATTACACCACCACCAATCAGCATAAGGGATTTTGACAGAGTTCTATGGAAACAGAAGCCAACAGTAAGCAAACCAGATCTTGAGGTGCATGAGAGATTCACGAAGGAGTTTGGTGAGGAAGGATGA
- the LOC107004213 gene encoding GDSL esterase/lipase At5g03610-like — translation MGNKGYFFYCLCIFTYMTTFHPVDMIEEIDVVLKRQHGRHKHGEIKLFVFGDSYVDTGNWPKSMSSSWKQPYGFTYPGYPSGRFSDGLVLTDFIASFLGIKSPKPYANRKKISSHEMDNYGVNFAYGGTGVFNTFVNQPNMTTQINYFQQLIEEEEQVYNKEKMSSSIAILSVAGNDYATFITKNNMEDLGNVTKSILSQLELNLRRIHGLGVQKIGITTMEPIGCLPKMTITSSYENCSEYANSISIFHNQMLHQIIDKLNNQTSKPNFFIIDLYNAFMTSLNIQQNHPGNSNFENPLKPCCMGICGDKKKYVLCKNPEFSFFWDAIHPSQQGWFAVFSALKPSLSFLL, via the exons ATGGGAAACAAAGGCTATTTCTTCTACTGTTTATGTATCTTTACTTATATGACCACTTTTCATCCTG ttgacATGATTGAGGAGATTGATGTTGTACTCAAAAGACAACATGGGAGGCACAAACATGGTGAAATTAAGCTGTTTGTATTTGGAGACTCATATGTAGATACTGGGAATTGGCCAAAATCTATGTCTAGTTCTTGGAAACAACCTTATGGCTTCACTTATCCTGGTTACCCTTCTGGAAGATTCTCCGACGGCCTCGTACTCACCGATTTTATTG CTTCATTCCTTGGTATAAAATCTCCAAAACCTTATGctaatagaaagaaaatatcatCACATGAAATGGATAATTATGGGGTAAATTTTGCATATGGAGGCACAGGTGTATTCAATACTTTTGTTAACCAACCAAATATGACAacacaaattaattattttcaacaaCTTATTGAAGAAGAGGAACAAGTGTACAACAAAGAGAAGATGAGTTCTTCAATTGCTATTCTGTCTGTGGCAGGCAATGATTATGCTACTTTCATCACCAAAAATAATATGGAG GACTTGGGCAATGTTACTAAATCAATATTAAGTCAACTTGAATTAAACCTTAGACGTATACATGGATTAGGAGTTCAAAAAATAGGCATAACAACAATGGAACCCATAGGCTGTTTACCAAAAATGACAATTACTTCATCTTATGAAAATTGTAGTGAATATGCCAATTCTATTTCAATATTTCACAATCAAATGTTACATCAAATAATAGACAAACTCAACAATCAAACTAGTAAACCAAATTTCTTCATTATTGATCTCTATAATGCCTTCATGACTTCCTTGAACATACAACAAAACCATCCAG gaAATTCAAACTTTGAGAATCCATTGAAACCATGTTGCATGGGAATTTGTGGAGATAAGAAGAAATATGTATTATGCAAAAATCCAGAATTTTCATTCTTCTGGGATGCAATTCATCCTTCTCAACAAGGCTGGTTTGCTGTTTTTTCTGCTCTAAAGCCTTCTCTAAGTTTCTTATTGTAA
- the LOC107002918 gene encoding copper transport protein ATX1-like — translation MSQTVVLKVGMSCQGCVGAVNRVLGKMEGVESFDIDIKEQKVTVKGNVEPEAVFQTVSKTGKKTSYWEEPAPAPETKPMEEKPVEEKPTETPAEPELKPTEEKPAETVA, via the exons ATGTCTCAG ACAGTTGTTCTCAAGGTTGGCATGTCATGCCAAGGCTGTGTTGGAGCTGTCAACAGAGTTTTGGGCAAAATGGAAG GTGTTGAATCATTTGACATCGATATAAAGGAGCAAAAAGTGACGGTAAAAGGAAATGTGGAACCGGAAGCTGTTTTCCAAACGGTTTCAAAGACCGGAAAGAAGACATCGTATTGGGAAGAACCAGCACCAGCACCCGAAACAAAGCCCATGGAAGAAAAGCCCGTAGAAGAAAAGCCCACAGAAACACCAGCTGAGCCCGAACTAAAGCCCACAGAAGAAAAGCCTGCAGAAACTGTTGCTTAA
- the LOC107004215 gene encoding peroxidase 5-like: MDSKGINLALFVCLILSFSSSILAYRTPYWPSIKVGYYRYTCPYAEHIVQHFVNRAVSRNPGIAAGLIRLHFHDCFVRGCDASVLLDGPNSEKEGIPNKNSLRGFEVIDAAKAALEAACPGVVSCADILAFAARDSSYKVGRIYYDVQAGRRDGRVSIDSETLTNLPSPFVNATELIKSFASKGMSVDEMVTLSGAHSIGIAHCGVFASRLYPQNNQQSLPIDPEYADFLKSICPPEALTNGTGAANPANLDPLTPIRLDNRYYLALKSQKGLMISDQALMANPRTARMVNYNARFGSIWSRKFAAAMIHMGTIDVLTGRNGEIRRNCHFVN, translated from the exons atggattcCAAAGGCATCAATCTTGCACTTTTTGTTTGtctcattttatcattttcatcgTCTATTCTTGCTTATCGAACACCATATTGGCCATCGATTAAAGTAGGTTACTATCGATATACTTGTCCCTATGCAGAACACATTGTTCAGCATTTTGTAAACAGAGCCGTGTCTCGTAATCCAGGCATTGCTGCTGGACTTATCAGGTTACATTTCCACGATTGCTTTGTCAGA GGGTGTGATGCATCCGTGTTATTGGATGGACCAAACTCCGAGAAGGAAGGTATTCCAAACAAGAACAGTTTACGAGGTTTTGAGGTGATTGATGCTGCAAAAGCTGCACTTGAGGCTGCATGCCCTGGAGTTGTTTCGTGTGCAGACATACTTGCATTTGCTGCTCGGGACAGTTCTTACAAAGTTGGGAGAATATATTATGATGTCCAAGCAGGACGTCGTGATGGTCGTGTTTCTATTGATTCTGAAACATTGACTAATCTTCCTTCTCCTTTCGTCAATGCCACCGAACTCATCAAGAGTTTTGCAAGCAAAGGTATGTCCGTTGATGAAATGGTGACCCTTTCTGGTGCGCATTCCATTGGCATTGCACATTGCGGTGTATTTGCTAGCCGTTTGTATCCTCAAAACAATCAACAAAGTCTTCCAATTGATCCTGAATACGCGGACTTCTTGAAGTCTATTTGTCCACCAGAAGCACTTACAAATGGGACGGGAGCTGCTAATCCCGCGAACCTTGATCCCCTGACACCAATCAGGTTGGATAACAGATATTACTTGGCTTTAAAGAGTCAAAAGGGACTTATGATTTCAGATCAGGCGTTGATGGCAAACCCGAGAACAGCTAGAATGGTGAACTACAATGCTAGATTTGGTTCAATTTGGTCAAGGAAGTTTGCAGCTGCAATGATTCACATGGGTACTATAGATGTCCTGACAGGTCGAAACGGAGAGATCAGGAGGAACTGTCATTTCGTCAACTAA